The Candidatus Ozemobacteraceae bacterium genome window below encodes:
- a CDS encoding cytochrome c3 family protein, whose amino-acid sequence MSVPSRMSAGVQRNEPSFRDGLYYIIVYIILAFVCPALAEPGFDHQLAASRTDCTVCHVAAATAPALLVSKAGNWCVSCHGDQAANVHPMGIPASAACGLPLEPGDRIGCLTCHSPHQVPLASEPWTVGERQRQRNGLWLTYLLPFRNTSGELCRRCHADPAAVMREGAVHRPRSFESRGYAGSTSCMPCHAEIYRQWYISPHARMTRRPGDVKDLPKLTEADLEWPPERVKYVLGSHYVHRFVADATGTLVVLPRILDRATKKWLPVRDYGWTKRRWLEQCAGCHTTGFSADGNTFVEPGVGCEACHGPARDHARSGAPELVANPAKMPADRAEMLCMSCHTSGVDESGKYHFPVGYRPGDDLASHFFGLTPKPGQDSTTFAGDESMDDRRRQWQFLRDRLFLAKGLTCDYCQNFRDFKTASGGEYLTHDEYCMTCHLDRADHPSERPGRNCTSCHAPRKTASGAYDIHDHKFRF is encoded by the coding sequence ATGAGCGTTCCTTCCCGCATGTCCGCAGGGGTTCAGCGCAATGAACCCTCGTTCCGCGACGGTCTGTATTATATTATTGTATATATTATTCTGGCTTTTGTCTGCCCGGCCTTGGCCGAGCCAGGCTTCGATCATCAACTGGCTGCTTCCCGCACCGACTGCACCGTCTGCCACGTCGCTGCGGCCACCGCGCCCGCCCTGCTCGTCTCCAAGGCCGGGAACTGGTGCGTTTCCTGCCACGGAGACCAGGCCGCGAATGTCCACCCCATGGGAATCCCCGCTTCAGCGGCATGTGGCCTGCCGCTCGAGCCGGGCGACCGCATCGGCTGTTTGACCTGCCACTCGCCACATCAGGTGCCCCTCGCATCGGAGCCCTGGACGGTCGGGGAGCGGCAGCGACAGCGGAACGGCCTCTGGCTCACGTATCTGCTCCCGTTCCGGAATACCTCGGGCGAGCTGTGCAGGCGTTGCCATGCCGACCCCGCCGCGGTGATGCGAGAGGGGGCCGTCCATCGCCCGCGCAGTTTCGAGAGCCGCGGATACGCCGGTTCGACGTCGTGCATGCCGTGTCACGCGGAAATATATCGTCAGTGGTATATATCGCCCCACGCTCGGATGACCCGCAGGCCCGGCGATGTGAAAGACCTGCCGAAACTGACCGAAGCCGATCTCGAATGGCCCCCCGAACGGGTGAAATACGTCCTCGGCTCGCATTACGTCCATCGCTTCGTCGCCGATGCGACGGGAACCCTGGTCGTCCTGCCCCGGATTCTCGACCGCGCGACGAAAAAGTGGCTCCCCGTGCGCGATTACGGCTGGACGAAACGGCGTTGGCTCGAGCAGTGCGCCGGCTGTCATACGACGGGCTTTTCCGCCGACGGAAACACCTTCGTCGAGCCCGGCGTCGGCTGCGAGGCCTGCCACGGCCCGGCCCGCGACCACGCCCGAAGCGGAGCGCCCGAACTCGTGGCGAATCCCGCGAAGATGCCCGCCGATCGCGCGGAAATGCTGTGCATGTCCTGCCACACTTCCGGCGTCGATGAAAGCGGAAAATACCATTTTCCGGTCGGCTATCGCCCGGGAGACGATCTCGCCAGCCACTTCTTCGGCCTCACGCCGAAGCCGGGCCAGGACTCCACGACCTTCGCCGGCGACGAATCGATGGACGACCGGCGGCGCCAGTGGCAGTTCCTCCGCGACAGGCTGTTCCTCGCGAAGGGCCTCACCTGCGACTACTGCCAGAACTTCCGCGACTTCAAGACCGCCTCGGGCGGCGAATACCTCACGCACGACGAATACTGCATGACCTGCCACTTAGACCGCGCCGATCACCCCTCAGAAAGACCCGGCAGAAACTGCACCTCCTGCCACGCCCCCCGCAAAACCGCCTCGGGCGCCTACGACATCCACGACCACAAGTTCCGCTTCTGA
- a CDS encoding radical SAM protein, with protein sequence MINITKLYAGRSTTGDPLRYGEDGPARVSHGHHFKGHAVSTSAADRRPVVVWNCTRRCNFKCVHCYTDSCNLDYEGELTTEEGRRFIDDLADFKIPALLFSGGEPLMRRDVFELAEHAVGRGLRPVLSTNGSLIDETTASRLKNIGFIYVGISLDGIGPTNDSFRGVAGAFEAAMRGFRTCRAVGQRVGLRLTLTRRNVADLDAIFDFLLEEKIPRACFYHLVYSGRGRTIEGEDLTHEESRRALDTICRRTRQAVEAGVDLDVLTVDNHVDGPYLYMKLLNEDPQRAEAVRKLLEWNGGGAHSSGVGIGDVDWFGNVHPDQFWQDKTFGNVRERPFSQIWPDTTDPLMAGLKNRLPLLKGKCATCRFQNMCGGSLRVRAFRIHNDPWMPDPACYLTDTECAAG encoded by the coding sequence ATGATCAACATCACGAAACTGTATGCCGGGCGATCCACCACCGGCGATCCCCTGAGATACGGCGAAGACGGCCCCGCTAGGGTTTCCCACGGCCATCACTTCAAGGGGCATGCGGTATCGACCTCGGCCGCCGACCGCCGCCCCGTCGTGGTCTGGAACTGCACCCGCCGGTGCAACTTCAAATGCGTCCACTGCTACACCGACTCGTGCAATCTCGACTACGAGGGCGAACTGACGACCGAAGAGGGGCGCCGTTTCATCGACGATCTCGCCGATTTCAAAATCCCTGCGCTGCTCTTCTCGGGCGGCGAACCTCTCATGCGCAGGGACGTGTTCGAACTCGCGGAACATGCCGTGGGGCGCGGTCTTCGCCCCGTTCTCTCGACGAACGGCAGTCTCATCGACGAAACGACCGCCTCCCGGTTGAAAAATATCGGTTTTATATATGTTGGAATATCATTAGACGGCATCGGGCCTACGAATGACTCGTTCCGCGGAGTCGCAGGCGCCTTCGAAGCGGCGATGCGCGGCTTCAGGACTTGTCGCGCCGTCGGACAGCGCGTCGGTCTGCGTCTGACGCTCACCCGCCGGAACGTCGCCGATCTCGACGCGATCTTCGACTTTCTTCTCGAAGAGAAGATCCCCCGGGCGTGCTTCTACCACCTCGTCTATTCCGGCCGCGGCCGGACGATCGAAGGTGAAGATCTGACCCACGAAGAGTCGCGTCGCGCCCTCGACACCATCTGCCGGCGAACCCGTCAGGCCGTCGAGGCAGGCGTTGATCTCGACGTGCTGACCGTCGACAACCACGTCGACGGGCCGTATCTATACATGAAGCTATTGAATGAAGACCCGCAACGCGCCGAAGCCGTGAGAAAACTTCTCGAATGGAACGGCGGCGGCGCCCACTCGAGCGGCGTCGGCATCGGCGACGTCGACTGGTTCGGAAACGTCCACCCCGACCAGTTCTGGCAGGACAAAACCTTCGGCAACGTTCGCGAACGACCGTTCTCGCAGATCTGGCCCGACACCACCGACCCCCTGATGGCCGGCCTGAAAAACCGCCTTCCCCTCCTCAAGGGAAAATGCGCAACCTGCCGCTTTCAGAACATGTGCGGCGGCTCCCTCCGCGTCCGCGCCTTCCGCATCCACAACGACCCCTGGATGCCCGACCCCGCCTGCTATCTCACCGACACCGAGTGCGCCGCAGGATAA
- a CDS encoding bifunctional precorrin-2 dehydrogenase/sirohydrochlorin ferrochelatase produces MPIFLQLRGKPVLIVGGGDVALRKAEMLAGSGAEVHIIAPEIHAGLAALSGVRCVSRPVADADITREYRLVVLATDQPAVQERIARLCRQLGVLCNRCDLPDDGDFVTGSVVKRGPVLAAVTASGVPAMARLVRERFEKTIEPALVELAELLEAARPMLKERRFSPERRADFFRRWASEEAVDEVRRRGVDAVREEMMRCLS; encoded by the coding sequence ATGCCCATATTTTTACAGCTGCGGGGAAAGCCGGTCCTGATCGTTGGCGGCGGTGACGTCGCTCTCAGAAAAGCGGAGATGCTGGCCGGTTCCGGCGCCGAAGTGCATATAATAGCTCCAGAAATACATGCAGGGCTTGCCGCTCTTTCCGGAGTGCGCTGCGTTTCGAGGCCCGTGGCCGATGCCGATATCACGCGGGAATACCGCCTCGTGGTTCTCGCGACCGACCAGCCAGCGGTGCAGGAGCGTATCGCACGGCTCTGCCGACAGCTTGGCGTTCTCTGCAACCGGTGCGACCTTCCCGATGACGGCGACTTCGTGACCGGAAGCGTCGTGAAGAGAGGGCCGGTTCTCGCGGCCGTGACGGCCTCGGGAGTTCCGGCGATGGCGCGCCTGGTGCGCGAGCGCTTCGAAAAGACCATCGAGCCGGCCCTGGTCGAACTTGCGGAACTTCTTGAAGCCGCCAGACCGATGCTGAAAGAGCGGCGGTTCTCCCCGGAACGCCGCGCGGACTTCTTCCGCCGATGGGCCAGCGAGGAGGCTGTCGATGAGGTTCGCAGACGCGGCGTCGATGCCGTGCGGGAGGAGATGATGCGATGCCTCTCCTGA
- a CDS encoding Ig-like domain-containing protein yields MRKILALFLVIALVPFLTGCRIDGLWGYDDDGSSAVSAPANLRLAINLPAAFNIASIRSAAQTSNYVVKVKVKSEYGIWQELTSTFDNISNKYVFYITSLTSDMVELDGAGKFQFMIEDKYNPAKVIAFSAGVITASAETSECLIEIATANATVGGNLSLTVYTSTSGNLIVVAGGTVTTNTSAGTTTGQVSLPTEAYEYLSIAGIQISDNGGNAFQGISFNAANPTNIAATDMNGAIIKITFSDAGLASVTEGLSVTVNNVTLTQADGLTLAYDSPTKTLTITVTKNVALTAGTQYSLTINSATVNLDGKGLKLPMTGYFKTLPTDATRLMSWPGSDGHRVSCSSGSTMNLIFSGPLQSPQLINAVFRYERYTNDGITKEATTDVAVTSNVGSGNAGTVALSGTSTLVVTTGKALAPDRIYKVYLLSGTIKDANGADVAVYPNPMVFRTEQ; encoded by the coding sequence ATGAGAAAGATTCTGGCGCTTTTCCTGGTTATCGCCCTCGTTCCCTTCCTGACCGGCTGCCGCATCGACGGCCTCTGGGGCTACGATGACGATGGATCATCGGCGGTTTCTGCTCCTGCCAATCTCCGGTTGGCGATCAACTTGCCGGCAGCGTTCAATATCGCCAGCATCAGATCCGCTGCGCAGACTTCGAACTACGTTGTGAAGGTCAAAGTGAAGTCTGAATATGGCATTTGGCAGGAGCTGACTTCAACCTTTGATAATATCAGCAATAAATACGTTTTTTATATCACCTCCCTCACCAGCGATATGGTTGAACTCGATGGCGCTGGCAAATTTCAGTTCATGATCGAGGACAAATACAACCCCGCCAAGGTGATCGCGTTTTCTGCAGGCGTAATTACGGCTTCTGCGGAGACGAGCGAGTGTCTCATTGAAATCGCCACGGCAAATGCGACCGTCGGAGGCAATCTCTCCTTGACCGTGTATACGAGCACCTCCGGCAATCTCATCGTCGTGGCCGGTGGAACGGTGACCACGAATACAAGTGCGGGAACGACGACGGGCCAGGTTTCTCTGCCGACTGAAGCTTATGAATACCTGTCCATCGCCGGTATCCAGATTTCCGATAACGGTGGAAATGCCTTCCAAGGCATTTCTTTCAATGCTGCCAACCCGACCAATATTGCGGCTACCGACATGAACGGGGCGATCATCAAGATCACCTTCAGCGATGCCGGACTGGCGAGTGTGACGGAAGGCCTTTCTGTAACCGTCAACAACGTCACGCTTACACAAGCGGATGGCTTGACCCTCGCCTATGATTCGCCGACCAAGACACTGACCATCACCGTCACGAAGAACGTTGCCCTCACGGCCGGCACGCAGTATTCCCTGACGATCAACTCCGCTACGGTGAATCTCGACGGGAAGGGGCTCAAGCTCCCGATGACCGGCTATTTCAAGACCCTGCCCACGGATGCCACCCGTCTTATGTCCTGGCCGGGAAGCGACGGACACCGGGTATCCTGTTCGAGCGGCTCGACGATGAACCTGATTTTCAGCGGCCCACTCCAGTCCCCCCAGCTTATCAATGCCGTTTTCCGCTACGAACGGTATACGAACGACGGCATCACCAAGGAAGCCACGACCGACGTCGCCGTCACCAGCAATGTCGGCTCCGGAAACGCCGGAACGGTTGCTCTGTCTGGAACGAGCACGCTCGTCGTCACCACCGGAAAGGCCCTTGCCCCTGACCGGATCTACAAAGTCTATCTCCTGAGCGGCACCATCAAGGATGCGAATGGCGCAGACGTTGCCGTCTATCCAAACCCGATGGTTTTCAGAACGGAACAGTGA
- the ccsA gene encoding cytochrome c biogenesis protein CcsA produces MNIALGIAALSLLLAAFFRILERASGRTPAWHGTIALWIGLVSALGAMMLTHGQKTSATAGFSIPLAVQIAGFILAGICAWLEWWSGEIFFSLFVLPVAAALFGLAALGEKLLLGSHFSGPWFFLHVGFSIAGECLFFMAALAGATYLFALKRLKEKNRVRAVSFFPPLLRLEKLMARFLNAGCALFAVGLAAGFAWSWLQFAVFDPLEPKKGLSTLVLLGFGGVSVATWMGSLSGPRAAWSVIGGFLLSMLVVIGIDSSMHWYPK; encoded by the coding sequence ATGAATATCGCGCTCGGTATTGCCGCCCTTTCCCTGCTGCTGGCGGCGTTCTTCCGGATCCTCGAACGGGCCTCCGGCCGGACCCCTGCGTGGCATGGAACGATCGCCCTCTGGATCGGCCTCGTATCGGCCCTGGGGGCGATGATGCTGACCCACGGGCAGAAGACCTCCGCGACCGCCGGATTCTCGATTCCTCTGGCCGTTCAGATCGCCGGTTTCATCCTCGCCGGCATCTGCGCATGGCTGGAATGGTGGTCCGGCGAGATCTTCTTCAGCTTGTTCGTCCTGCCCGTGGCCGCCGCCCTGTTCGGCCTCGCGGCCCTCGGCGAGAAGCTCCTGCTCGGTTCGCATTTCAGCGGCCCCTGGTTTTTTCTTCACGTCGGCTTCTCGATCGCGGGAGAATGCCTCTTCTTCATGGCTGCTCTCGCCGGGGCGACCTACCTGTTCGCCCTGAAACGCCTCAAGGAAAAGAACCGCGTCAGGGCCGTGTCCTTTTTTCCTCCGCTGCTGCGACTCGAAAAGCTCATGGCGCGCTTCCTGAACGCCGGTTGTGCCTTGTTCGCCGTCGGCCTTGCCGCCGGGTTCGCCTGGTCGTGGCTCCAGTTTGCCGTGTTCGACCCGCTCGAACCGAAGAAAGGGCTGTCGACGCTCGTGCTTCTCGGTTTCGGCGGAGTCTCCGTCGCAACCTGGATGGGATCCCTCTCGGGACCCCGTGCCGCCTGGAGCGTCATCGGAGGATTTCTCCTCTCGATGCTCGTGGTGATCGGCATCGACAGCAGCATGCACTGGTACCCGAAATAA
- the cobA gene encoding uroporphyrinogen-III C-methyltransferase, which translates to MNKNTCSAASGKVFLVGAGPGDPGLITVRGLELVRAADVIVHDQLGAPAFLGMARPGAELVDVGKRSGDHTLPQDAINRLLVERAREGKMVVRLKGGDPLVFGRGGEEMEELAKAGVEFEVVPGVTSGIAGPAYAGIPITHRACTPAFAVVTGHEADGKEASNIPWASLAGIGTVVFLMGVKTLGAIARRLVEAGRSAETPVAVIERATSPGQRTVAGTLGSIESRAREAGIKPPALIVVGDVVTYREHLAWFERRPLFGRTIVVTRARAQASDLSKALRERGAEVIECPAIKIEPLSPNPEFDAFLDRHETYADLVFTSVNGVEGFIAGVIERGLDLRILARKCIVCIGPATADAFRARGIVPDAIPETYVAESLIPLFEGRKPGRVAILRAEQARETLPVALQKLGYAVDVISLYRTVYGKPDTTALIDALRSGVVDAVTFTSSSTVERFLEAIDGAGIAADSIPGVAIGPVTAQTCRERGVNLIGMSEEHTIPGLVAKLDELFSNREREGGVR; encoded by the coding sequence ATGAATAAGAATACATGTAGCGCTGCGAGCGGCAAAGTATTCCTCGTCGGCGCCGGCCCGGGCGACCCTGGCCTGATCACCGTTCGCGGCCTCGAACTCGTTCGCGCCGCCGACGTCATCGTGCACGACCAACTCGGCGCCCCCGCCTTCCTCGGCATGGCCAGGCCAGGCGCCGAACTCGTCGATGTCGGCAAACGCTCGGGCGACCACACCCTGCCGCAGGATGCGATCAATCGCCTCCTCGTCGAACGCGCCCGGGAGGGCAAAATGGTCGTTCGCCTCAAGGGCGGAGATCCGCTCGTCTTCGGCCGCGGCGGCGAGGAGATGGAAGAGCTCGCCAAAGCCGGCGTGGAGTTCGAGGTCGTTCCAGGCGTCACGTCTGGAATCGCGGGCCCGGCCTATGCCGGGATTCCGATTACGCACCGCGCCTGCACACCCGCGTTTGCGGTCGTCACGGGCCACGAAGCCGATGGGAAGGAGGCTTCCAATATCCCCTGGGCTTCCCTCGCCGGCATCGGAACCGTCGTGTTCCTGATGGGCGTCAAAACGCTCGGCGCGATCGCCCGGCGCCTTGTCGAGGCGGGCAGGTCGGCTGAAACCCCGGTTGCCGTCATCGAGCGGGCGACGTCTCCCGGTCAGCGAACCGTCGCGGGCACGCTCGGCTCGATCGAATCCCGTGCCAGGGAGGCCGGGATCAAGCCTCCTGCGCTGATCGTCGTGGGGGATGTCGTGACGTATCGAGAACATCTCGCCTGGTTCGAACGCCGCCCCCTGTTCGGCCGGACCATCGTCGTCACGCGCGCCCGCGCCCAGGCCTCGGACCTCTCGAAAGCCCTCCGCGAGCGTGGCGCGGAAGTGATCGAATGTCCGGCGATCAAGATAGAACCCCTTTCGCCGAACCCGGAATTCGACGCCTTCCTGGACCGTCATGAAACATACGCCGACCTCGTGTTCACATCGGTCAACGGAGTCGAAGGATTCATCGCGGGGGTGATCGAACGAGGCCTCGATCTCCGGATTCTTGCCCGGAAATGCATCGTCTGCATCGGCCCCGCAACGGCGGATGCCTTCAGAGCGAGAGGCATCGTTCCTGACGCGATTCCCGAGACCTACGTGGCCGAATCTCTCATCCCGCTGTTCGAGGGGCGAAAGCCCGGCCGCGTTGCGATCCTGCGTGCCGAGCAGGCTCGTGAGACGCTGCCCGTCGCCCTGCAAAAGCTCGGATATGCCGTGGACGTGATCTCATTATATCGAACTGTCTATGGAAAACCCGATACGACGGCTCTGATAGATGCGCTCCGCTCCGGCGTCGTCGATGCCGTGACCTTCACCAGCAGTTCGACCGTCGAGCGATTTCTCGAGGCCATCGACGGAGCGGGCATCGCGGCCGACTCGATTCCCGGCGTGGCGATCGGCCCCGTGACGGCGCAGACCTGCCGCGAGCGCGGCGTGAACCTGATCGGCATGTCCGAAGAACACACGATTCCGGGGCTCGTGGCGAAACTCGATGAACTGTTCTCGAATCGGGAACGGGAAGGCGGTGTGCGATGA
- the hemA gene encoding glutamyl-tRNA reductase gives MPLLMIGLNHRSAPVEIREQLARLCGVSVPGADGAGLEAVPVFTCNRVELYYDGRYEEVEDSFQRMLADAGLPPGEFEPFLYRKPALDAIRHLFRVAAGLDSMVVGENQIMHQLKTSYQHAVDRRWVGKRLHALFQKAFEVGKRVRAETRISENTVSIASTAVDLAKQIFGPLGDCGALVIGAGEMASLTLVHLKSSGIGRLVCTNRTLEKAEELASRFDAVARPFDELGDLIAAADVVITSTGAQRPILSRSAFETAMRRRPNRPMFVIDIAVPRDVVADAGEIENLFLYDIDDLQHVVDENLGRRLQEAERGDTIVSEEAAGFKQVLESFTLVPLIKSLRERMDQMRKSELDGFLAQHPELTPEQREQFDQCTKAMLAKWLHQPIVELKARGAVERDQLKMIASMFGLPESALPQVPLYVVPKVGEA, from the coding sequence ATGCCTCTCCTGATGATCGGGTTGAATCATCGGTCCGCTCCCGTCGAAATCCGCGAGCAGCTGGCCCGCCTCTGCGGCGTCTCCGTGCCGGGAGCCGACGGCGCAGGCCTCGAAGCCGTCCCGGTCTTCACCTGCAACCGCGTCGAACTCTATTACGACGGGCGCTATGAAGAGGTCGAAGACTCGTTCCAGCGCATGCTGGCCGATGCCGGTCTGCCGCCCGGCGAGTTCGAGCCGTTCCTCTACAGAAAACCGGCTCTCGATGCGATCCGCCACCTGTTCCGGGTCGCCGCCGGCCTCGATTCGATGGTCGTCGGCGAAAACCAGATCATGCACCAGCTCAAGACATCCTATCAGCACGCCGTCGACCGGCGATGGGTCGGAAAGCGCCTGCATGCGCTGTTCCAGAAAGCGTTCGAGGTCGGGAAGCGTGTGCGCGCCGAGACGCGCATTTCCGAAAACACCGTCTCGATCGCTTCGACGGCCGTCGATCTCGCGAAACAGATCTTCGGGCCGCTCGGGGACTGCGGAGCCCTCGTCATCGGAGCCGGCGAGATGGCTTCCCTGACGCTGGTGCATCTCAAATCGTCGGGAATCGGCCGCCTCGTCTGCACGAACCGCACGCTCGAAAAGGCCGAAGAGCTGGCTTCCCGCTTCGACGCCGTTGCGAGGCCGTTCGATGAGCTTGGCGACCTGATCGCTGCCGCCGATGTCGTGATCACCTCGACGGGGGCTCAGCGGCCGATTCTTTCCCGCTCCGCATTCGAAACGGCCATGCGAAGACGGCCGAATCGTCCCATGTTCGTCATCGACATTGCCGTGCCGCGCGACGTCGTTGCGGACGCCGGTGAGATCGAGAACCTCTTTCTCTACGATATCGACGACCTCCAGCACGTGGTCGATGAAAATCTCGGAAGACGCCTCCAGGAGGCCGAGCGGGGCGACACGATCGTTTCCGAAGAGGCCGCGGGTTTCAAGCAGGTCCTCGAGTCGTTCACTCTCGTCCCCCTGATCAAATCGCTGCGGGAACGAATGGATCAGATGCGGAAATCCGAACTCGACGGCTTCCTGGCGCAACATCCTGAACTGACGCCGGAACAGCGTGAGCAGTTCGACCAGTGCACGAAGGCGATGCTGGCCAAGTGGCTCCACCAGCCGATCGTCGAGCTCAAAGCCCGCGGCGCCGTCGAACGCGACCAGTTGAAGATGATCGCCTCGATGTTCGGTCTCCCCGAATCGGCGCTTCCGCAGGTCCCCCTGTATGTCGTTCCGAAGGTGGGAGAAGCGTGA
- the nfi gene encoding deoxyribonuclease V (cleaves DNA at apurinic or apyrimidinic sites), with protein sequence MNALHAWDVSPSEAIEIQQSLVKRIVRRGDSSARLIAGIDCSFEKTTGEAADRGTIYAAIVIWDSRTGTTVEEAFSVMPATFPYVPGLLTFREGPAVLDAWRTLKTKPDAAIFDGHGIAHPRGIGIASHLGLWLDLPSIGCAKSRLCGEAEEPGPEAGSVSDLRLDDRLIGNLVRTRSNVKPVFVSIGHKICLEAAVRLVLSSCRGYRLPEPTRLAHIAGNRLRLD encoded by the coding sequence ATGAACGCCCTTCACGCATGGGATGTTTCGCCCTCGGAGGCGATCGAGATTCAGCAATCGCTTGTGAAGCGGATCGTGCGGCGGGGAGATTCAAGCGCCCGCCTGATCGCCGGCATCGATTGTTCGTTCGAAAAAACGACCGGCGAGGCAGCCGATCGCGGAACGATATATGCCGCTATTGTCATCTGGGACAGCAGGACGGGAACGACGGTCGAAGAGGCCTTCTCTGTCATGCCGGCCACGTTCCCGTATGTGCCGGGTCTGCTGACTTTCCGGGAGGGCCCCGCCGTGCTGGATGCCTGGCGCACATTGAAAACGAAGCCGGACGCGGCGATCTTCGACGGCCACGGCATCGCCCACCCCCGAGGCATCGGCATCGCCTCCCACCTGGGCCTCTGGCTCGACCTCCCGAGCATCGGCTGCGCCAAAAGCCGCCTGTGCGGCGAAGCCGAAGAACCTGGCCCCGAAGCCGGCTCGGTGTCGGACCTGCGCCTCGATGACCGCCTCATCGGCAATCTCGTCAGAACCCGATCAAACGTAAAGCCCGTATTCGTCTCAATCGGCCATAAGATTTGCCTGGAAGCCGCCGTCAGGCTCGTTCTTTCATCCTGTCGAGGCTACCGGCTTCCCGAACCCACCCGCCTCGCTCACATTGCCGGAAACCGCTTGCGTTTGGATTGA
- the hemC gene encoding hydroxymethylbilane synthase gives MTPSALSIRLGTRGSKLALWQTRHVAKLLRDRYPDITIEEVLIKTLGDRVTDLPLFKVGGQGLFVAEIERALQERRIDVAVHSLKDLPHAEAEGLCLAAVTAREDGRDALLSKNALTLSKLPAGAKIGTSSLRRRAQLARLRPDLVFADCRGNLDTRLRKLDEGEFDAIVLAAAGLRRLGWADRIVETFPPETLIPAAGQGMLGIQCRTEDHDLIRLLADILEDPHARACATSERAFLHRLQGGCQTPMGVYAEPSAEATLKLTAFAASPDGVAYCRAELAGPLSDAARLGQSIAETLLESGAADIVSSTPL, from the coding sequence ATGACGCCCTCTGCGCTCAGCATCCGCCTGGGAACGCGCGGCAGCAAACTCGCCCTCTGGCAGACCCGCCACGTCGCAAAGCTGCTTCGCGACCGGTATCCTGACATCACGATTGAGGAGGTCCTCATCAAGACCCTCGGCGACCGCGTTACGGATCTGCCCCTGTTCAAGGTCGGCGGCCAGGGCCTCTTCGTCGCCGAAATCGAGCGCGCCCTCCAGGAACGCCGGATCGACGTGGCCGTTCATAGCCTCAAGGACCTTCCGCACGCCGAAGCCGAAGGCCTGTGCCTCGCGGCCGTGACGGCCCGCGAAGACGGCCGCGACGCCCTTCTCTCGAAGAACGCCCTCACGCTCTCGAAGCTGCCGGCGGGCGCGAAGATCGGAACCTCGAGCCTGCGTCGCCGCGCCCAGCTTGCCCGGCTGCGCCCTGATCTTGTCTTCGCCGACTGCCGCGGAAATCTCGACACGCGCCTTCGAAAGCTCGATGAAGGGGAGTTCGACGCGATCGTTCTCGCCGCGGCCGGCCTCAGGCGCCTTGGTTGGGCCGACCGGATCGTCGAGACGTTTCCCCCGGAAACGCTGATCCCCGCTGCAGGGCAGGGGATGCTCGGCATCCAGTGCCGCACCGAAGACCATGATCTCATCCGCCTTCTTGCCGATATCCTCGAAGATCCCCATGCCCGAGCATGCGCCACGTCCGAACGCGCTTTCCTTCACCGCCTCCAGGGCGGTTGCCAGACCCCCATGGGCGTCTATGCGGAGCCGTCGGCTGAAGCCACCCTGAAACTCACCGCCTTCGCCGCATCTCCGGACGGCGTCGCCTACTGCCGCGCCGAACTCGCCGGCCCCTTATCCGATGCCGCCCGCCTGGGGCAAAGCATCGCCGAGACCCTCCTCGAGTCCGGCGCCGCCGACATCGTATCCTCCACCCCGCTGTGA